The Pseudomonas orientalis genome contains a region encoding:
- the crcB gene encoding fluoride efflux transporter CrcB has product MLKTILAVSAAGIAGTLLRFATGTWVSAHWPKHFYAATLAVNLVGCLIIGLLYGWFLLRPEVPIEIRAGLIVGFVGGLTTFSSFSLDTLRLLESGQALVAFGYLGISVFGGLLATWAGLSLTKL; this is encoded by the coding sequence GTGCTCAAGACGATTCTTGCCGTGTCCGCAGCCGGCATCGCTGGTACATTATTGCGTTTCGCCACCGGCACCTGGGTCAGCGCCCATTGGCCGAAGCATTTCTATGCGGCGACCCTGGCGGTCAACCTGGTGGGCTGCCTGATCATCGGGCTGTTGTACGGCTGGTTCCTGTTGCGCCCGGAAGTGCCGATTGAAATTCGCGCCGGCTTGATTGTCGGCTTTGTAGGCGGTCTGACGACCTTTTCATCCTTTTCACTGGATACGCTGCGCCTGCTGGAAAGCGGGCAGGCCCTGGTCGCCTTCGGGTACCTGGGCATCAGCGTGTTCGGCGGGCTGCTCGCCACCTGGGCCGGCCTGTCCCTGACCAAACTTTGA
- the lolA gene encoding outer membrane lipoprotein chaperone LolA has product MRIIRMLLLPALALTAVSAHADPASVASLKNLLDKSQTLTARFSQLTLDAGGTQLQETAGEMAVQRPGLFYWHTEGKAEQTIVSDGQKVTLWDPDLEQATIKKLDPRLNQTPALLLSGDVSKINDSFDITSKQASNVIEFTLKPKSKDTLFDTLSLSFGNGVINNMRLVDSVGQRTDILFSGVKANQPVPASKFKFDIPKGADVIQE; this is encoded by the coding sequence ATGCGCATTATCCGCATGCTGTTGTTGCCGGCACTGGCCCTGACCGCCGTTTCGGCCCACGCTGACCCGGCTTCCGTGGCCAGTCTGAAGAACCTGCTGGACAAATCCCAGACCCTGACCGCGCGCTTTTCCCAGTTGACTCTGGACGCGGGCGGCACCCAGCTGCAGGAGACCGCAGGCGAAATGGCCGTGCAGCGTCCCGGCCTGTTCTACTGGCACACCGAAGGCAAGGCCGAGCAGACCATTGTGTCCGACGGCCAGAAAGTCACGCTGTGGGACCCGGACCTGGAACAGGCGACCATCAAGAAGCTCGACCCGCGCCTGAACCAGACGCCAGCGCTGCTGTTGTCCGGTGACGTGTCGAAAATCAACGACAGTTTCGACATCACCTCCAAGCAAGCCAGCAACGTGATTGAGTTCACGCTCAAGCCCAAATCCAAGGACACGCTGTTTGACACGCTGTCGCTGTCGTTCGGCAATGGTGTGATCAACAACATGCGCCTGGTCGACAGCGTCGGCCAGCGCACCGATATCCTATTCTCCGGGGTCAAGGCCAACCAGCCTGTGCCCGCTTCCAAGTTCAAGTTCGACATCCCCAAGGGTGCCGACGTGATCCAGGAATAA
- the serS gene encoding serine--tRNA ligase, giving the protein MLDSKLLRSNLQDVADRLASRGFALDVARIEALEEQRKTVQTRTEALQAERNARSKSIGQAKQRGEDIAPLMADVERMGTELSDGKLELDKIQSELDSILLGIPNIPHESVPIGEDEDGNVEVRRWGTPKAFDFEIKDHVALGELTGGLDFETAAKMSGARFALLRGPIARMHRALAQFMINLHTAEHGYEEAYTPYLVQAPALMGTSQLPKFEEELFKISRDGDADLYLIPTAEVSLTNIVAGEILDAKQLPLKFVAHSPCFRSEAGASGRDTRGMIRQHQFDKVEMVQVVEPSTSMEALEGLTANAERVLQLLELPYRVLALCTGDMGFSAVKTYDLEVWVPSQDKYREISSCSNCGDFQARRMQARFRNPETGKPELVHTLNGSGLAVGRTLVAVLENYQQADGSIRVPEVLKPYMGGVEVIG; this is encoded by the coding sequence ATGCTCGATTCCAAACTGTTACGTAGCAACCTTCAGGACGTAGCGGACCGCCTGGCATCCCGTGGCTTTGCCTTGGATGTTGCGCGCATCGAAGCGCTGGAAGAACAGCGCAAGACCGTCCAGACCCGCACCGAAGCACTGCAGGCTGAGCGGAATGCGCGTTCCAAATCCATCGGTCAGGCCAAGCAGCGCGGCGAAGACATCGCGCCGTTGATGGCGGACGTCGAGCGCATGGGCACCGAGCTGTCCGACGGCAAACTCGAGCTGGACAAAATCCAGTCCGAACTGGATTCGATCCTGTTGGGCATCCCCAATATTCCCCATGAGTCGGTGCCGATTGGCGAAGACGAAGATGGCAACGTCGAAGTGCGCCGCTGGGGCACGCCGAAAGCCTTCGATTTCGAGATCAAGGACCACGTGGCCCTGGGCGAATTGACCGGCGGCCTGGATTTCGAGACCGCCGCGAAAATGTCCGGCGCACGCTTTGCTTTGCTGCGCGGCCCGATCGCCCGCATGCACCGTGCCCTGGCGCAGTTCATGATCAACCTGCACACCGCCGAGCACGGTTACGAAGAAGCCTACACCCCTTACCTGGTGCAGGCGCCAGCGCTGATGGGCACCAGTCAGTTGCCGAAATTCGAGGAAGAGCTGTTCAAGATCAGCCGCGATGGTGACGCTGATCTGTACCTGATCCCGACCGCCGAAGTGTCGCTGACCAACATCGTTGCCGGCGAAATCCTCGATGCCAAGCAACTGCCGTTGAAGTTCGTGGCTCACAGCCCGTGCTTTCGCAGTGAAGCCGGTGCATCCGGTCGCGATACGCGCGGCATGATTCGCCAGCACCAGTTCGACAAGGTCGAGATGGTCCAAGTGGTCGAGCCTTCGACGTCGATGGAGGCGCTGGAAGGCCTGACCGCCAATGCCGAGCGCGTCCTGCAGCTGCTGGAGCTGCCGTACCGCGTACTGGCGCTGTGCACCGGCGACATGGGGTTCAGCGCCGTGAAGACTTACGACCTCGAAGTGTGGGTGCCGAGCCAGGACAAATACCGCGAGATTTCGTCGTGCTCCAACTGCGGTGACTTCCAGGCCCGGCGCATGCAGGCGCGGTTCCGTAATCCGGAAACCGGCAAGCCGGAGCTGGTGCACACCCTCAACGGTTCGGGCCTGGCCGTAGGCCGTACGCTGGTGGCCGTGCTGGAAAACTACCAGCAGGCCGACGGTTCGATCCGCGTGCCTGAGGTGCTCAAGCCGTACATGGGCGGCGTCGAGGTCATCGGCTAA
- a CDS encoding replication-associated recombination protein A — translation MDLFRSDPIAQPLAARLRSTNLDEYVGQEHLLARGKPLREALEQGALHSMIFWGPPGVGKTTLARLLAKVSDAHFETVSAVLAGVKEIRQAVEVAKQQAGQYGKRTILFVDEVHRFNKSQQDAFLPYVEDGTLIFIGATTENPSFELNNALLSRARVYVLKSLDEAAMQKLLQRALNEDKGLGKRQLSVSEEGFKILLTAADGDGRRFLNLLENASDLAEDGGEIGVDLLQSLLGDTRRRFDKGGEAFYDQISALHKSVRGSNPDGALYWFARMIDGGCDPLYLARRVVRMASEDIGNADPRALSLCLAAWDVQERLGSPEGELAVAQAITYLACAPKSNAVYMGFKSALRAAAEHGSLEVPMHLRNAPTKLMKQLGYGDEYRYAHDEPDAYAAGEDYFPDELEPLALYQPVPRGLELKIGEKLNHLAQLDRLSPRQRRK, via the coding sequence ATGGATCTGTTTCGAAGTGACCCGATTGCCCAGCCCCTGGCCGCGCGCCTGCGCTCGACCAACCTGGATGAGTACGTCGGTCAGGAACACCTGCTCGCTCGCGGCAAGCCCTTGCGTGAAGCCCTGGAGCAGGGTGCGCTGCACTCGATGATTTTCTGGGGGCCGCCGGGGGTGGGTAAAACCACCCTGGCACGGCTGCTGGCCAAGGTCTCGGATGCACACTTCGAAACGGTCTCCGCCGTGCTGGCCGGGGTCAAGGAGATCCGCCAGGCGGTGGAAGTCGCCAAGCAGCAGGCCGGGCAGTACGGCAAGCGCACCATCCTGTTTGTCGACGAAGTGCATCGCTTCAACAAGTCGCAGCAGGATGCATTCCTGCCGTACGTCGAAGACGGCACGTTGATATTCATCGGCGCCACCACTGAAAACCCGTCTTTCGAACTCAATAACGCGTTGCTCTCGCGGGCCCGGGTCTATGTGCTCAAGAGCCTGGACGAAGCGGCGATGCAGAAGTTGTTGCAGCGTGCCTTGAACGAAGACAAGGGCCTGGGCAAGCGCCAACTGAGCGTCAGTGAAGAGGGCTTCAAGATCCTGCTCACGGCCGCCGATGGCGACGGCCGGCGTTTTCTCAACCTGCTTGAGAACGCCTCGGACCTTGCCGAAGACGGCGGCGAGATTGGCGTCGACCTGCTGCAAAGTCTGCTGGGCGACACGCGTCGGCGTTTCGATAAGGGCGGCGAAGCGTTCTACGACCAGATATCGGCGCTGCATAAATCCGTACGCGGTTCCAACCCGGACGGCGCGCTGTACTGGTTCGCGCGCATGATCGACGGCGGTTGCGATCCGTTGTACCTGGCGCGCCGCGTGGTGCGCATGGCCAGTGAAGACATCGGCAATGCCGACCCTCGCGCCTTGAGCCTGTGCCTGGCCGCCTGGGACGTGCAGGAACGCCTCGGCAGCCCGGAAGGCGAACTGGCGGTGGCCCAGGCCATCACTTACCTGGCCTGCGCGCCGAAAAGCAACGCGGTGTACATGGGCTTCAAGTCGGCGCTGCGAGCGGCGGCCGAACATGGTTCCCTCGAAGTGCCGATGCATTTGCGCAACGCGCCGACCAAGCTGATGAAACAGCTGGGTTACGGCGATGAATACCGCTATGCCCATGACGAGCCGGACGCCTACGCGGCCGGCGAAGATTACTTTCCCGATGAGCTCGAGCCGCTGGCGCTCTATCAACCGGTGCCCCGTGGCCTGGAGCTGAAGATCGGCGAAAAGCTCAACCATCTGGCCCAACTCGACCGTCTCAGCCCCCGTCAGCGGAGAAAGTAG